The sequence GACCACAACTATATTAGCGTGACCCATAGCACTCTTAGCCAATCCCTGCCTTGTTACCAAATGAGTAATATCGATAGCTGATTCTGTTGATGGAATAACATAGTTAGGCGGGATGAATTGAGCTTTGCATTCTTCATTGACGAAGAATTGGCCTCCTGTGCTTCTTTGTACGGCCCTGATAACATCTGCATACTTTACGCCTTTGACTCCCTGTACCTGGTCTTTTATGATAGGTGGATTCCAAAAATCCACATAAACCAGTTCTTCAGGATTGCCAGAAATTTCTGCATCTCCTTCATCAACAGGCTGTTCTTTAAACTTCTCAAGCCGATTGAGATCATTTCTAGCCTTTATTACATCTTGCATTGCCTTCTGGATAGCAATACTGGCATTCCTCTTCTGTAATGAAGTCTCAGCTCTATCATAGGCTTCCTGAGCTGCTGTTAGCCTATTAGATGCATCATCAAATACTCTTTGAGCATTATCTAATGCAGAGTTGATTGCTTTGTTATTCGAAAGACCTGTTCCGCCGCATTCAGAGCATATAGCACCATTGGCAGCAGAACCGGAACCACCACAAGTAGAGCACTCTGAAAGATCAGTTAACGAAGAGTCTATGCAGTCTCCACTATCATAAGGACAAATTGTATAGCAGAGATTTCTTTTCTCTATGTCATAAGGGCAACTGACCTGTCTACACAAAGTCCCTTCTTGCTTGTAAGCGCATTCTGTTGATTTACAGCATTTGTACTGCTCTTTGTACCTGCAGACGTGTTTGCACCTTTGGGGATATTCAGGCCTGGGCATTCCTTCAGGCGGTCTATACCAACCATCTCCATAGACTCCAGTACCCGGTCTCCAGCCATCAGGCCGGCCTGAATTATTGGGATATTTCCTCTCATATTCTGATGGAGACAAATATTCATAGTGAGACGGAAATTTAGCTTCTGATCCGCCAGGAGGAATAGGAGGTTTGTAGCCTGGCAACTTCTTTCTTGGAACTTGAAGGACGGGATAGCCTTTATTTGCTGCTGCTCCTTCGCTCAAAATCGTTATACCTATGGGAGGGTCCTTATGCTGAGCGATTACATCTAAGATAATCTCTGCAGGTGGAGTAGCTATGTAAGCAGTTCCTCCTCTTGGTTTAACTCCATCAGGCATAGCCTCCTCTTCAAGAAATTCGTCTGGAGTGCTCGCTCTTATCTTAACAAAATGCTCATCATAATCAACTTTTGTTACATAGCCGCAAAAAGCATGATAGATCTTTGAATTAGATTCAATCTCAATATCAAGCTCTCCCTCTTGCCTGTAATCACCATCTCCTAAACAGGTATGCCTTTCGTTCTCAAGGAGAAGGGTTACGCGCGCGTTAATATTGCCCTCATCCCTCCACTTCCCCGTGAACATGCCGTAAATATTTGCGAGGACAAAATCAGCGTCTGCACCGTCGCCGTCTCGCGATATGCGCACAGACTGCATATAGCCGCTAACGTCCTCACCGCCGATTTTTAGATAATGCCTGATCATGTGAATTTATATAAGGCATTTAACTATTAAAATTTGATCTTCTTAATATTTTTATGGATCAGTCCATTTCTTATGTAACGCTCCTTCTTTTGTTACATAAGAAGGATCGCCACAAGATCTATGAAGATCCGCTTAGCATAGCCTCAATACATAAGAGATAGATCTTTATCCGATCAAGAGCCTTATCATACGATCAGAGGGGATCAATCTTGAGGGTTTATGCAGAGATAGACGATCTGACTTTATCGGAGATAGATCAAGCGGTGATCAAGAGGGGAATCACAAAGAAGCAATTGCTGGCAGAGGCTATTGATCTTTACCTCCACCATGATAGATCCGAGTTGGATCAGGCTATAAAAGAACGCGATCAAGCTAGATCCGAGGCCGATCAGAGATGGAAGGAAGCTAACCAGATCAAGACCGAATTCAACCAGCTTAAACGCGATTTAGAGGCCCTGAGATCGCAAGATGATCAGCTAAGATCAGAGCTTGAGATAACCAGATCAGAAAAGGATCAGGCATCAGCAGAGATTATTGGCCTCAATCGCGATCTAGAGCACTATAAAGATACACTTAGATTAAAAGATGATGAAGTTGGATTTCTGAGGGCTCATCTATCTCAGCTCTCGGAGAGGATCACCCCAGCTCTACCACCATCGCAGGAAGAGGTCAAAGAAAAGAGATGGTGGAGATTTTGGAAGAGGTGAGAAGGAGAGACCAGGGCTCCAAAAAATATACGAAATTCGTATTCGTATATCTGGTCAAACCAAAAGCAAGATAGTTCTTTTCTATTCATTTATATACATCTAGCTCTATTTCTTCTCTTCTCAAAAGTAATCAATATCAATCAATCTGAGGAAATCACCTCAGATTTTACGTCTTTTCTGTCAGTTATCTAGCCGATGCGGATTATAGTATTATACGAAATTCGTCTATCTCGGAAGCATGACCAAAGCTCTCTTTCGCTTATCTCCTGGTGTCTTGATGATAGCATATTTTCCTGATGGCAGAAGGGATTTAATGGCAATCCCGAGAAGATCATTATCTACTCCCAAATGTCCCTTCAGAGTCTCAAATGTGGCTTTGTGATCCGGCCTGGATGCCAGGTACTTCTCGATCTTCTCAGCTCTGGATAGCTCAGTCTTGCCAGGTTCCCTTTTGGCTTTCTCCTTCAGATCTTGGATAAGCCGGAGCTGGATGAGTTGGTTATCAGAGAGCACATCTCTATCCTTCTCTAAGGAAGATAATTGATCGCGTAGGGCAGCTATTTCCTTCCTGTCACGGGCTATCTCTTGCTTCAATGGCTGGATAGCCTTCGTGATGATCTCCTGAAGCTGCGCTGAGGATAGGATAAAAACAGGGTCTTCTGATTGCGATACACTAGAACAAGCATCCTGCGCTGGCAGAAAGCTATTTATTGCTGAGGCTGCATTTGTCATCTAATCGTGCTCCTTTGGGCACACTCCTTCGCTGTGGAGTTTTTCTCCTGTCAGGGTGCTGTGAACACCCTGGCTGGAAACCAGTTTTTTATTACTATTACTCAGGCTAAGATTCCTTTTATCAATAATAAAGATTGCTAAGCATTAGCAGAATTTCCATGGAAAAAAGGCGGAAAATTCGCCTTTAAAATTCCATGCTCTTGAACTCTTCAATCTCTTCCGATGTCAGGAATTCATGCCACTTAACAGACGTTATTTTAAGCACAGATCTGCCGTCTCTTTCAGCCTTCTCAATTCGGACCCAATTGTCCTTCTCCAATCGTCGGACAGACCCGTATACTTTGCCGCTCGACCACCCCAGCTCTTTCGCCAGCTCATAAACGCTAGATCCTGGCGTTTTGTTTATCACTTCATAGAGGCTGTAGTCGGTGTCAGCCCTTTCTCGGGCCCTGGCGTCCCTTGCCGCCTGCATGTTGCTCCCTGTTTTTTGCTTCATATCCTGCACTCCTCCTTTAGTTCCACTATTAGCTCCACTATTAGCTCATTTTAGTGATATTTAAAACTATGTAAATCTATGAGATACTATTAAAGCATATTATAAGCTATTCTGAAATAGGTTTCGGATTATAAGGGATATATTTTGTAGTCAATGAAGCAAGAAAAATTATTTTTCAAGCGTATACTTTAAATATTTTAGAAAAAATAGTTGGAGGGTAGAATACCTCATTGGGGGGTGCAATCATAGAACGAAAATGATCTAACTGATATTCAGAAGTTAATTCTTCAAAGCCTTTGTACGGCAACTCAAGGTGGGAAAGGAGCCCATGTCCCAAAAACTTACTTCATGAGCAAACCTGCATTACAAGATCACAAGGCGAAAAAGGCTTTGCGCGATCTTGTAGCTTTGAACTATGTTCTGCAGCATCCAACTGGCGGCGGGATGACCTATGCGCTTGATGAGCGCGGGCTTGAAGTGTGTAGGAAGCTCAGAGAAGAACTGAAGAGACTTTGAATAGATGGGAGAGGGCAGGCATCAATCTGCCTGCTCAAATGTAATCCCATGGTCACCAGGGTAAGGCTCCTTGTGCAAGTTTCGCCCAAAGAAGATCTCTTCAGGTATTCCATCAGGAAATGCATCGCACGCTGAAGGTTCATCAAATCTTTCGCTATCTTCGTCTTCATCGTCAAAGTAATGTTTGCAGTGCATGCAAGGGCTGTAGTCGAAAAATTCCTCAGCAGCTTCTAAGAGGTTCTTATTCTGCTCCCTAGTCAATTTCATTTCTCAGCTCTCCGGCCTTGATCATTCTGGAAATAGTGGCGCTTGTAGTCGCTTTTGGATAGTTGATCTTCCGGGCGATCTCTGCTCTATTCCGCTCTCCTTCATTCCAAAAGGTCTTGATCTGATTTAAAGCATCAGGATTCTTTGATAATTGTTTACTCTTTTCGATAGCAGTAGACGCGCCGCACTTGTGGTTGGATTTTTGGACTTTTAGGCTCTTTTTGTCGCGAATGCATTTTAAGATTGTATGAGCTTCAGGGCTCAAATTTTCTAATATCATTGCGGATAGAGTATTTTTGAGGTTATCATGTCTAACTAACGCTTCAACCTTTAATGCATTGTATGTATCAATATCTAGAATTACTCTGCGAATTTCCGGCATATTAATTACAAATGCATTTTTGCTATATGATCGTTTTGTGCGAAAATTATTTTAAGGCAAAAATGCAAAAAGGGTAAGCATGGTACTTATCGAAATTGCGCAAAAGAGAGGGCGGATGAATGATTCTATCCTCAAATTTCCGACAGCAGTTCTTGAGCTGGAGCAGGCTATGGGCGAACTGCAGGGACAGATCAAGGGGCTCACAAGGATTGAGATGGGCGACGATGGGACGCCTGTTGTGAGCGGCTTTTCAGATGAGCAGGCAGTTGCCAGGCTCCAAAATGAGCTGAATGAGACGCGATCACAAAGAGATGAGCTGCTGGAGATCATCGCGAGAATTGAAAATGTCTTTGCAGAGCACGAAAAGTTGCCCTGCTCTATGGAGTCGATCGATGACAGAATCAAAGAAATCGGGCAGATAGGGCGGGATATGCAGACCAGATTAAACGGGCTTGTTATCGATTTAATTGTACACAATCGAGCAATAACTTTGCCAGAAATTTGGTCTCATCCAGATGTAAGGGCGCTGGAAGATGGAAGAGCAGAATTGATAAGGGCTGGCGCGGTGGAGCTGCAGGAGCTGGAGAAGCTCAAGGTTGCGCTGGAGCCTCATTTGCGAGATGAGGGAGGGCTATGCGATAGAGCGTTTTACCCGCACCACTACCAACCGGTTATGAATCCAGCAACAATTAGTGAGATGGCTCTATGAAATCTGACGAATATGCATATCTGGAAGACACACTTGCAGGGCGACGGCAAAGAGATCCTGCATTTGAAGCTCAGTTGAGCGACGTTGCTGATCCGCGAGCTGAAGAGCGGCAGCGCTTGATCGACTCAAAAACACCGACGCAACGCGAGCTTGAGCAGAGACAATATTCTCTGAGCGTTTATGGGAAAGAGCATATGAAAAGATTTGCGCGGCCCATTGTTAGCGATAAGCCGCTCGGGGAGCTGCAAATTCCTAGCGATCAGATCATTGTGAGTGCATCAACTCCTCAGATGAGGGGCCACAATGCAGAGAGACCAGGGCCCTGGTGCGATAAAAATGGTACGCCCATTTTGCAGAATCACGGGGGATGCCCGCAAAGGCAAGTCTTACAAATTAGGGCTTAATTCGCCCTAATTTTATAATTCACAGAATCGATTTTAAAGGCTCTTATTTTTGGTGGACGGATAGATCTCTCGTGGAGAGGACGTTTTGCCCATAGCGTCGCTGCTGGTAGGGCCGGGTAGTGGTCACAGGTGAGCTATGTTTCATGCGCGGGATTCCGTAAAAGTCGCGATCCTCATCAAGCTGTACGGGCCCTCTGCGATTGAAGACGGCGCTAACCCGGACATCTTTCTCTAAATGCCTGCGCTCGCGATAGGGACGGCTTTCTGTGCACGGCACCATGGGCGGCTGAGAGCGCTCCAGCTCCTGCAGAGCGGCCTCTTCCTCAAGCAGCTCTTCTTTAAGATTCTCTCCAATTTTGATCATCTCTTTTCTTAACAATTGTTCATTCGCGAATAGCTCTGCTGCTATCTGTTTGGCTCTCTTGGGGACGGCAGCTATGGGTTCTTTTGTGATGGGCGGCTCTTGCTGTTGATTTTCTTGCTCAGGGGCCAAAAGGCAGGTAGTGGACCCATGCATAATTCTATATATGTGGGCCTGCAGGATTTGAGCACCTTCGGGGCTCCTGTAGCCCTTTTCAGTGAGCTGCTTAGCTGCTCCACTTTGCCCAAAACTTTTGACATAAGAGTTAACGAGTTCTTGAGTATCTGCCAAAGTCATTTTTTGCATAAATTTGAAATAAACGCTTAGCATAAATGCTTTTTCTGCATATAGCAACGCTATAACTTGCTATAGCTTGTTTGTATTTTCTGGAAAATTTTTCAAAAAAATTTGGGGATAGGCCTATATGATAGTAGATATGCTTATTTTTATAAATATCATCAGAATACTTAAAGATATATGATAAAAATATAGAGCTTATAATATGAGTATTTATATAGTATTGTCTATTTTTCAAAGATATATGTGGAATTTCAGCATGCCACAGGACTCCCTCCTCCGCCAGGGTGCCCTACTTGAAAATAACCCCTCCCGGTGCTGGTATTTCGATTCGTGCCGTCTACTGCTGTCGAATATACCGGCTCGCGATCTATTTTGCCGCCCTGGTCACTACGTGCAAGTCGCATTCTACCAGGAGCATGAACTACATCGCTTATAACCTTCGATATTTTTATAAAAGGTACTTTCCAGCTCGATAACCATATGTGCACTCGATGGGAAATAGGTTTGTAAGAATCGCTATCAGGAACCGGAGGTGATCGCTATCAAGGAGTCTATCAAGTGCGGTTGTATGCGATTCCATATACTATGGAATGGGTTGTTTGCCAGAATGACTTTTGAGGGCTGTTGAACGCTGGATGCGAAGTTCTATATTTTGCTATGTGCAACTTGCAGAGTTTGGGGCCCGATTGCGATCAGATAGAAAAATGTGAGCTGCTGATGGTGAATGGGGCCCTGGGATGGAGATGGATGGAGAATTTAAGAGGCGGGATGAGGCATGAGCCGTACTTAAAATACTGTTTTTATGGATCTATTCTTATTAATTTATTTTTAACTACCCACCCGATAAAAATAGTTTTGACTCAGATAGTACGAACTTACTACCGACTTTCATGTTTTGCTGTCGCCTGCGTGCGTTTAAATTTTGTAGAAAATAACTAAAAATTAATGTACTATAGTACAAAACAGTTCGTCTGCTGTGTATTAATTCTTGATGAATATTTAGATCTCAATGAGCACTCGCTCTTTCTATAGACTTTTTCGAAACACCATCCTACCTAAACGCTGTTGATCTGCAAAGCATCTATAAGTCTTCTTTTCCAGTAATATCGCATATTAAGAGACAGCAAAGGCCGTATCTATCGATCAATTGGCTACAACAAAGAATACCAAGTTTATATATCGAATAGTCGGACATTCAAGCTCAAGGACCCTGAGGAAGCTGCAAGTCATTTGATGGACGAAGTTCTTTTTATGGGGGACGATCAGGTCTTAGGTTGGCCTTTTGTTTCGGAGGCAGATCAGGCTAACGCACTTGCTATGGCAATGACTCCATTCCTACGCCCTACAATCGAGACTGCTCCGGCTTTCCTTCTGATGAGGCAGAGCGCTGCAGGGACGGGTACAACCCTATTGGCCACTTCGCTCATGAAGATTGCTTTTGGGCAAGACGTAGAACGTTTCATAGGGACCATGCCGCACGATGAAGGCCAACTTGAAAAGACCTTATTTAGCTATGCAAGGCATGGCTCCCCCTTGATATTCTTTGATAACGTGCGGCGCAATCTTAACAGCAAAGCCCTTGAAAGTTTTATGACATCTAAGGATAAGACTCAACGAGCCTTTTTCACTCAGAGCATAAGCGGTTATCCGAATGTGGCAACTGTGGTCATTACCGGGAATAAGGGAGATATCACGGCAAATACCGATATGAAGAGACGGGTTTGCCCTATAACTCTCGATGCTCGGGTAGAGGAACCATGGCTTAAAGCTGGCAATTTTAGACATGATGCAGCAAAGGGCGACGCTATTGCACAAATGGGTCCTCGATCATCAAACGGAGCTTATAAGAGATATTTTATCTATGGCTTCGGGCTGGAATGAAGCCGGGAACCCAGA is a genomic window of Methanothrix soehngenii GP6 containing:
- a CDS encoding DnaJ-like cysteine-rich domain-containing protein, with the protein product MIRHYLKIGGEDVSGYMQSVRISRDGDGADADFVLANIYGMFTGKWRDEGNINARVTLLLENERHTCLGDGDYRQEGELDIEIESNSKIYHAFCGYVTKVDYDEHFVKIRASTPDEFLEEEAMPDGVKPRGGTAYIATPPAEIILDVIAQHKDPPIGITILSEGAAANKGYPVLQVPRKKLPGYKPPIPPGGSEAKFPSHYEYLSPSEYERKYPNNSGRPDGWRPGTGVYGDGWYRPPEGMPRPEYPQRCKHVCRYKEQYKCCKSTECAYKQEGTLCRQVSCPYDIEKRNLCYTICPYDSGDCIDSSLTDLSECSTCGGSGSAANGAICSECGGTGLSNNKAINSALDNAQRVFDDASNRLTAAQEAYDRAETSLQKRNASIAIQKAMQDVIKARNDLNRLEKFKEQPVDEGDAEISGNPEELVYVDFWNPPIIKDQVQGVKGVKYADVIRAVQRSTGGQFFVNEECKAQFIPPNYVIPSTESAIDITHLVTRQGLAKSAMGHANIVVVYGSGITEPGASPVERERHKVVGYLHENVDSIQRHGTIHAAEVDVHYLPKQSQVEELAKNLIDFYKGDDDKAEVDAIGICPRIFQKVQWKVPIGPVMDTDECQFGSTAIMAVVSGRISKVVLDYSCQGWQVNLDVSTEGEDSGTGSMMKPYVTAGDYAFATPELYDQLVKQVSGFKPLLGDVIYVRPTADGKSLEMPVLGNYGKLGDKPPGSYALRKTIDPTILQRTLREMIDKSQS
- a CDS encoding winged helix-turn-helix transcriptional regulator; its protein translation is MKQKTGSNMQAARDARARERADTDYSLYEVINKTPGSSVYELAKELGWSSGKVYGSVRRLEKDNWVRIEKAERDGRSVLKITSVKWHEFLTSEEIEEFKSMEF
- a CDS encoding MarR family transcriptional regulator; the protein is MPEIRRVILDIDTYNALKVEALVRHDNLKNTLSAMILENLSPEAHTILKCIRDKKSLKVQKSNHKCGASTAIEKSKQLSKNPDALNQIKTFWNEGERNRAEIARKINYPKATTSATISRMIKAGELRNEID